A portion of the Esox lucius isolate fEsoLuc1 chromosome 20, fEsoLuc1.pri, whole genome shotgun sequence genome contains these proteins:
- the LOC109614777 gene encoding zinc finger protein 239-like gives MTSVKQEDKSQILGLNVIIKDEEEKMEINSHTLGLNNIKCEEEEIGDLTNQDEIAAKVETFPATGEQQKEDKNPYSCSNCGKCFSKLCHLKAHHRIHTGEKPYSCSDCGKDFSLLGNFIAHQRIHTGEKLYSCSDCGKSFSKLCHLKAHQRIHTGEKPYSCSECGKGFSLSGHLKSHQLIHTGEKPYSCSDCGKDFSLLGNFIAHQRIHTGEKPYSCSDCGKSFSQSGNLKAHQHIHTGEKPYSCSDCGESFSDSRTLTHHQSKHTREKLFLF, from the exons atgacatcagtgaaGCAGGAAGACAAAAGTCAAATACTGGGACTGAATGTTATcattaaagatgaagaggagaagatGGAGATCAACAGTCACACACTGGGActgaataatattaaatgtgaagaggaggagattgGGGATTTAACTAATCAAG ATGAGATTGCTGCTAAAGTGGAGACATTTCCTGCAACTGGAGAGCAACAAAAAGAAGACAAGAACCCTTACTCCTGTTCtaactgtgggaagtgtttctctaaaCTATGTCACCTTAAAGCTCATCatcgcatacatactggagaaaagccttactcctgttctgactgtgggaaggatTTCTCTCTATTAGGTAACTTTATAGCTCatcagcgcatacatactggcgAGAAGCtgtactcctgttctgactgtgggaagagtttctctaaACTATGTCACCTTAaagctcaccagcgcatacatactggagagaagccttactcttgTTCTGAGTGTGGGAAAGGTTTCTCTCTGTCAGGTCACCTTAAATCTCACCAGctcatacatactggagagaagccttactcctgttctgactgtgggaaggatTTCTCTCTATTAGGTAACTTTATAGCTCATcagcgcatacacactggagagaagccttactcctgttctgactgtgggaagagtttctctcagtCAGGTAATCTTAAAGCTCATCAGCATATACATACTGGAgaaaagccttactcctgttctgactgtggggaGAGTTTCTCTGATTCCAGAACCCTTACACACCACCAGAGTAAACACACTAGAGAGAAActattcctgttctga